Proteins co-encoded in one Sporosarcina sp. FSL K6-1522 genomic window:
- a CDS encoding DUF72 domain-containing protein — translation MIQIGLTGWGDHPDVYEVSSTAKEKLVDYSAHFPIVELDATFYAIQPERNIRKWIAETPDNFQFIVKAYQGMTGHHRGELPYASLDEMYRLFRLSVTPLQEAGKLAMILVQFPPWFDCTKEHVEEIRYVCQQLQGFDVAIEFRHQSWYSDTYTEKTLDFLRGLNVIHSVCDEPQAGEGSIPLIARTTRADKVLFRLHGRNVQGWRNTTGDDQAWRKVRYLYNYNEAELTEIQRAVDTLQAETAEVFVVFNNNSGGHAAQNAKQLQKMLNIQFESLAPKQLDFFGGEW, via the coding sequence ATGATTCAAATCGGATTGACGGGTTGGGGAGATCACCCCGATGTGTATGAAGTGTCTTCAACAGCTAAGGAGAAGTTGGTGGATTATAGCGCGCATTTTCCGATTGTCGAGTTGGATGCGACGTTTTATGCGATTCAGCCGGAGCGCAATATTCGGAAGTGGATTGCGGAGACGCCGGATAATTTTCAATTTATCGTGAAGGCCTATCAGGGAATGACCGGGCATCATCGGGGCGAGCTTCCGTATGCATCTCTGGATGAAATGTACAGATTGTTTCGCTTATCAGTCACACCTCTTCAAGAAGCGGGCAAGCTGGCGATGATTCTTGTGCAATTTCCGCCGTGGTTTGATTGTACGAAAGAGCATGTGGAGGAAATTCGTTATGTTTGTCAGCAATTACAGGGATTCGATGTTGCCATCGAATTTAGGCATCAGTCTTGGTATTCGGATACATATACTGAAAAGACGCTGGATTTTTTACGAGGTTTGAATGTCATTCACTCTGTTTGCGACGAACCACAGGCGGGAGAAGGGAGCATTCCGCTTATAGCGCGTACGACGCGTGCAGACAAAGTGTTATTTCGACTGCATGGGCGCAATGTCCAAGGCTGGCGCAACACGACTGGAGACGATCAGGCGTGGCGGAAAGTCAGGTATTTATACAATTATAATGAAGCCGAGTTGACTGAAATACAGCGTGCTGTGGATACACTCCAGGCAGAAACAGCTGAAGTATTCGTCGTTTTCAACAACAATTCTGGCGGGCACGCTGCGCAAAATGCGAAACAGTTACAAAAAATGCTTAATATTCAATTTGAAAGTCTGGCGCCCAAACAGCTCGACTTTTTTGGGGGCGAATGGTAA
- a CDS encoding sulfite exporter TauE/SafE family protein, with amino-acid sequence MEYLILAIIGLASGIVGALVGLGGGVILVPATLFIGINLGMIDGITPQTVVGLSVVMMIFIGLASTLSYMKSKTIDYRSSLIFFAGSIPGTLLGAYVNKGLDLPSFNLYFGILLIILSTLLLVRKYLKPVEWFVKHGKKRSFTDATGETFVFGYPVWFALVLTFGVGFASGLFGIGGGSIIVPAMILLFLFPPHVAVGTSMFMVLLSAVVNSITHISLGNVPWLYTIPVIPAAYMGAKIGAALNQKMKSETLVFALRIILLLLGVRSIIDGIWG; translated from the coding sequence ATGGAGTATCTTATATTAGCGATAATAGGTCTAGCATCGGGAATTGTCGGGGCGCTCGTTGGATTGGGTGGGGGCGTGATCCTCGTACCAGCAACTTTATTCATCGGCATTAATCTAGGCATGATTGATGGCATTACACCACAAACGGTTGTCGGTCTTTCTGTCGTCATGATGATTTTTATAGGACTGGCATCGACGCTGTCGTATATGAAGTCGAAAACCATTGACTATCGTAGTAGTTTGATCTTCTTCGCGGGTAGCATACCCGGGACCTTGTTAGGTGCGTATGTCAATAAAGGGCTTGATTTGCCTTCATTCAATTTATATTTTGGTATTTTACTGATTATTTTATCGACACTTCTTCTCGTTCGAAAGTACTTAAAGCCCGTCGAATGGTTTGTAAAACATGGGAAGAAGCGCAGTTTTACAGATGCAACGGGGGAGACGTTCGTATTTGGTTATCCGGTGTGGTTTGCGTTGGTGCTGACATTTGGCGTCGGGTTTGCATCTGGCCTTTTCGGTATTGGTGGCGGTTCTATCATCGTGCCTGCGATGATTCTGTTGTTCTTATTCCCGCCGCATGTCGCGGTAGGGACGTCGATGTTCATGGTACTGTTATCGGCCGTTGTCAACTCTATTACGCATATTTCACTCGGAAATGTGCCATGGCTTTATACGATACCTGTCATACCCGCCGCTTATATGGGGGCAAAGATTGGCGCGGCGTTAAATCAAAAAATGAAATCTGAAACACTTGTGTTTGCATTGCGCATTATTTTGCTGTTGCTAGGTGTTAGGTCAATTATCGACGGAATATGGGGGTGA
- a CDS encoding bifunctional UDP-sugar hydrolase/5'-nucleotidase, translating to MHFYHTNDIHSHFEHWPQISRFLREQKKQHQDKGEACFVFDIGDYVDRSHPFTEGTMGQGNVELLNRAGYDAVTIGNNEGITMSKEALTSLYTDAKFDVILSNLLTEGQQPTWALPSKIYVTDMGIRVGVIGATAEYRTFYSKLGWEVTPPCEALQQMATQLKEQTDVIVCLSHMGVTEDRRLAKLCSDIDVIFGAHTHHLFIKGEFVQQALLAATGKYGEYVGHVQVQVDLNQKDITHKEATVYRSDALALRDEEAQEVHRLIETGKQAMSETVFYNPQALTQNLFGESPLASFFGRGLVAYTNADCAMFNAGIFLGSLDVGWVTKGDLHTLLPHPINPCIITLDGAELIEIYELSLNEEWPHIEIKGLGFRGTLMGAMMHERLYRNRHGRLYAGNREVVAGQSYTLATLDMFTFGYFFPTLKHAEKDYCMPELIRDVFGWYGVQSSGE from the coding sequence ATCCATTTCTATCACACAAATGATATTCATAGTCATTTTGAACATTGGCCGCAAATTAGCCGCTTTCTTCGCGAGCAGAAAAAGCAGCATCAGGATAAGGGCGAAGCCTGTTTTGTTTTTGATATTGGTGATTATGTTGACCGCTCACATCCTTTTACAGAGGGAACTATGGGGCAGGGCAATGTGGAGCTATTGAATCGTGCGGGCTATGATGCGGTGACAATCGGCAACAACGAAGGGATTACGATGTCAAAAGAAGCGTTAACCTCCCTTTATACAGATGCGAAGTTCGATGTCATCCTAAGTAATTTGCTGACAGAAGGACAGCAACCTACATGGGCATTGCCTTCTAAGATTTACGTGACTGATATGGGTATTCGTGTTGGTGTCATTGGTGCAACGGCAGAGTATAGGACGTTCTATTCGAAGTTAGGATGGGAAGTGACACCGCCTTGTGAAGCGCTTCAGCAAATGGCGACGCAGCTCAAAGAGCAAACAGATGTCATCGTTTGTTTATCGCATATGGGTGTGACGGAAGATCGTCGATTGGCCAAGTTATGTAGTGATATCGATGTGATTTTCGGTGCACATACGCATCATTTATTTATAAAGGGAGAATTTGTCCAGCAAGCGCTGTTGGCTGCAACTGGCAAGTATGGTGAGTACGTTGGGCATGTCCAAGTGCAGGTGGATCTAAACCAGAAGGACATTACGCATAAAGAAGCGACAGTCTATCGCTCGGATGCGTTGGCATTAAGGGATGAAGAGGCACAAGAAGTACATCGGTTGATTGAGACGGGCAAGCAGGCGATGAGTGAGACTGTGTTTTACAATCCGCAAGCACTGACGCAAAACCTTTTTGGAGAAAGTCCATTGGCTTCCTTTTTCGGGCGAGGACTCGTTGCTTATACAAATGCAGATTGTGCAATGTTCAATGCAGGCATTTTTCTAGGTAGTTTGGATGTAGGATGGGTGACAAAAGGAGATTTGCACACGCTGTTGCCACACCCTATTAACCCTTGCATCATCACCTTAGATGGTGCGGAACTCATAGAGATTTATGAGCTATCATTGAATGAGGAATGGCCACATATTGAAATTAAAGGGCTCGGCTTTCGTGGAACGTTAATGGGTGCGATGATGCATGAAAGGCTGTATCGAAATCGACATGGCAGGTTGTATGCGGGTAATCGTGAAGTAGTTGCGGGGCAATCCTACACCCTTGCAACGCTTGATATGTTCACGTTTGGTTATTTCTTCCCTACGCTCAAACATGCAGAAAAAGACTATTGCATGCCCGAACTAATTCGAGATGTCTTTGGTTGGTATGGTGTACAATCATCAGGTGAATAA
- the yunB gene encoding sporulation protein YunB has product MKFHGQVARRSRKKKRKLLPLLIPAFLIAIVLFLYTVNARLTPIYSDYAEVQTQKVAAHVISQAINSKDFYRPSTSEVFVKSPNATGENEPLIIDTQIVGKVLAETHALVASYLEEAEKGNLDLLPSQDNIEYDQQAMAKEEGIVFFVPIGQAANIPLLGSLGPKIPVRFHVIGDVHATVDTEITEYGINNALVKVDVLLTVNVQIVVPLATKKSVVVQRIPVAMAITPGTVPPVYSGSGDGGSTPNIEIPVQLPPEQ; this is encoded by the coding sequence TTGAAATTTCATGGGCAAGTTGCCAGAAGGTCTAGGAAGAAGAAGCGTAAGCTATTGCCACTCCTAATCCCCGCATTCCTTATCGCAATTGTTCTGTTTTTATATACCGTGAATGCGAGACTCACACCGATTTATAGCGATTATGCGGAAGTACAAACACAAAAAGTCGCCGCACATGTCATTAGCCAAGCGATTAATTCAAAGGATTTTTACAGACCGAGCACGAGCGAAGTCTTTGTGAAAAGCCCGAACGCCACTGGTGAAAATGAACCGCTCATCATCGATACACAAATCGTTGGGAAAGTATTGGCGGAAACACATGCACTTGTAGCGTCTTACCTAGAGGAAGCCGAAAAAGGCAATCTGGATTTACTACCATCACAAGACAATATCGAATACGATCAGCAAGCAATGGCAAAAGAAGAAGGCATCGTCTTTTTTGTGCCGATAGGGCAAGCGGCTAATATACCTTTGTTAGGTAGCTTAGGACCGAAGATACCGGTTCGCTTCCATGTCATTGGGGATGTGCATGCCACGGTTGACACGGAAATCACAGAATACGGTATCAATAATGCTCTTGTGAAAGTAGATGTGTTATTGACTGTAAATGTGCAAATTGTGGTGCCACTTGCCACGAAAAAAAGTGTAGTCGTACAAAGAATTCCTGTAGCCATGGCGATTACGCCAGGAACAGTGCCGCCGGTTTACAGTGGCAGTGGTGACGGTGGAAGTACGCCGAATATTGAGATACCTGTTCAACTCCCACCAGAGCAATAA
- a CDS encoding Na+/H+ antiporter NhaC family protein, producing MIGTWVSILPPIIAIVMVLATKRVLLSLGSGIVAAALLAASFAPGESIKYLWNGMIVSFWDGGEVNIYNICIMLFILLLGVITAFVSLSGGSRAFAEWAVRRIKTKRGAKLLTVVLGIAIFVDDYFNALAVGQIARPITDQHKISRAKLAYFIDSTSAPICSISPISSWGAFLIGQMALIFGGAAAISYSPLSAFIMMAPMNFYVVATLAMVFFFAWTDIDLFEMKKHEKLAQDKGQLFDPNKDIPGQLKDDFPVHTHGRVRDLVAPIVTLVVVTFAMMFRTGYVAGGSMNIWSIFENTDVPLSLLTGGIVGTAVAAILYMMQMKHNETANMGLMLRAFTSGIKAMLPAVLILVFAWGLTDLIATLDTGAYLSQVVTEANLPVAFLPVIIFVLAGLMAFATGTSWGSFGILLPIAGTIMIEAAPDMLLPALAAVLAGAVFGDHCSPISDTTILSSTGAGSNLMDHVTTQLPYAIISATIAAVGYIVLGLTGSVWFGLATVAVILIILFSVWTMQARKA from the coding sequence ATGATCGGAACATGGGTTTCAATTTTGCCGCCAATCATTGCGATTGTCATGGTGTTGGCGACAAAACGCGTATTACTATCACTGGGATCGGGAATTGTTGCCGCGGCTTTACTCGCAGCGTCCTTTGCACCAGGGGAGTCCATCAAGTACTTATGGAATGGAATGATTGTCTCCTTCTGGGATGGAGGAGAAGTGAATATATATAATATTTGTATCATGTTATTCATTCTTTTACTCGGTGTCATTACAGCGTTCGTGAGTCTATCAGGCGGTAGCCGGGCGTTCGCGGAATGGGCTGTACGCCGTATTAAAACAAAGCGAGGAGCGAAGTTGCTAACAGTCGTTTTAGGGATTGCGATATTCGTAGATGACTACTTTAATGCGTTAGCGGTTGGTCAAATTGCGCGTCCGATTACGGATCAGCACAAGATTTCCCGTGCGAAACTAGCTTATTTTATCGATTCGACGTCTGCACCAATCTGTTCAATTTCTCCAATTTCGAGCTGGGGTGCTTTCTTAATTGGTCAAATGGCATTGATTTTTGGAGGGGCTGCGGCGATTAGTTATTCGCCATTATCGGCATTCATCATGATGGCGCCTATGAATTTCTATGTCGTCGCAACATTAGCGATGGTCTTCTTCTTTGCATGGACAGATATTGACCTGTTTGAAATGAAAAAGCATGAGAAACTTGCTCAGGATAAAGGACAATTATTTGATCCGAATAAAGATATCCCAGGCCAATTGAAAGACGATTTCCCTGTGCATACACATGGTCGTGTACGTGACCTTGTTGCACCAATCGTGACATTAGTCGTTGTAACATTTGCGATGATGTTTAGAACAGGCTATGTGGCAGGTGGTTCGATGAACATCTGGTCGATTTTTGAAAACACGGATGTGCCTCTGTCATTATTGACAGGTGGAATTGTCGGGACAGCGGTCGCTGCTATTCTTTATATGATGCAGATGAAACATAATGAGACAGCGAATATGGGGCTAATGCTACGTGCGTTTACAAGTGGTATCAAGGCGATGCTTCCAGCGGTACTGATTCTCGTGTTTGCATGGGGATTGACGGATTTAATTGCTACGTTAGATACGGGCGCATATTTATCGCAAGTTGTGACGGAAGCGAATCTTCCAGTGGCATTCTTACCCGTTATTATCTTCGTACTTGCGGGACTGATGGCATTTGCGACGGGGACATCATGGGGGTCATTCGGGATCCTTTTACCGATTGCGGGAACAATTATGATTGAAGCCGCGCCAGATATGTTACTCCCGGCGTTAGCGGCTGTTCTTGCAGGGGCGGTCTTCGGGGATCACTGTTCACCGATTTCAGATACGACGATTTTGTCGTCTACTGGGGCTGGTAGTAACTTGATGGATCATGTCACAACACAATTACCGTATGCGATTATCAGTGCGACGATTGCGGCAGTTGGTTACATTGTGCTAGGCCTTACAGGTTCCGTATGGTTTGGTCTTGCGACTGTAGCTGTGATTTTAATCATCCTGTTTTCAGTTTGGACGATGCAAGCAAGAAAAGCGTAA
- the lipA gene encoding lipoyl synthase produces MESIVVSCRPEQGSRAEHVKKPDWLKIKLNTNDNYTGLKKLMRENNLNTVCEEARCPNIHECWGERRTATFMILGAVCTRACRFCAVKTGLPTELDLAEPERVADSVALMNLKHTVVTAVARDDQKDGGSAIFAETIRAIRRKNPFTTVEVLPSDMGGVYENIERLMDAKPDILNHNIETVRRLTPRVRARATYDRSLELLLRAKELQPDIPTKSSLMLGLGETHEEILETMDDLRAHKVDIMTIGQYLQPTKKHLKVQKYYSPQEFGELRKIAMSKGFSHCEAGPLVRSSYHADEQVNAAAKERQRLGDEQLETALQN; encoded by the coding sequence ATGGAGTCGATTGTTGTGTCGTGCAGACCAGAACAAGGAAGTAGAGCGGAGCATGTTAAAAAACCGGATTGGCTGAAAATTAAGCTTAATACGAATGATAACTATACAGGCCTGAAGAAGCTCATGCGGGAAAATAATCTTAATACCGTATGTGAAGAGGCGCGTTGTCCGAATATCCATGAATGTTGGGGAGAACGTCGAACGGCTACCTTCATGATCCTTGGAGCTGTGTGTACACGCGCATGTCGCTTCTGTGCAGTTAAAACAGGCTTACCAACGGAACTTGACTTAGCAGAACCGGAACGTGTTGCCGATTCAGTTGCACTGATGAATTTAAAACATACAGTCGTCACGGCTGTTGCGCGTGATGATCAAAAAGATGGTGGATCGGCGATATTTGCTGAAACAATCCGTGCAATTCGCAGAAAAAATCCATTTACGACGGTAGAAGTGTTACCATCAGATATGGGGGGCGTCTACGAGAATATCGAGCGTTTGATGGATGCGAAACCAGATATTCTGAATCATAATATCGAAACGGTACGTCGATTGACACCTAGAGTGCGTGCACGTGCTACGTATGATCGCTCTTTGGAATTGCTGTTGCGTGCAAAAGAACTGCAACCAGATATTCCGACGAAATCTTCTTTGATGTTAGGTCTTGGTGAAACACATGAAGAAATTCTTGAAACGATGGATGATCTTCGTGCGCATAAAGTAGATATTATGACGATTGGTCAGTATTTGCAGCCAACGAAAAAACATTTGAAAGTACAGAAATACTATTCGCCGCAGGAATTCGGTGAGTTACGAAAAATTGCAATGTCGAAAGGGTTCTCACACTGTGAGGCGGGTCCACTTGTTCGTTCAAGTTACCATGCAGATGAGCAGGTCAATGCGGCAGCAAAAGAAAGACAACGCCTAGGCGATGAGCAACTCGAAACGGCACTGCAAAACTAA
- a CDS encoding YutD family protein, translating into MIIIDDWQFELLTNYREGFNEEAFLARYSDVLLKYDYILGDWGYGQLRLKGFFDDRNQKATYETKISTLQDYLYEYCNFGCAYFVLKKSGRVKQEKPEAEVKA; encoded by the coding sequence ATGATAATAATCGATGATTGGCAGTTTGAACTTCTGACGAACTATCGTGAAGGGTTCAATGAAGAGGCATTTCTTGCAAGATATAGTGATGTCCTTCTCAAATATGATTACATACTTGGCGACTGGGGATACGGACAACTCCGTTTAAAAGGTTTTTTTGATGACCGTAATCAGAAGGCAACGTATGAAACGAAGATTAGTACGCTACAGGATTATCTTTATGAGTACTGCAATTTCGGCTGTGCTTATTTCGTCTTGAAAAAATCCGGACGTGTCAAACAGGAGAAACCTGAAGCAGAAGTGAAAGCTTAA
- a CDS encoding DUF86 domain-containing protein → MYFVDRNQINDALVHMEKLLGVYEQEKDWAANEVSVLALERIAHVVIESIIDVGNAMIDGFIMRDPGSYEDIIDIMEDERVITTEMAGPLKRVIELRKMIVREFTKVDVQEINDVLAATQKELLAFSDKVRHYLENELGPVSAFLPEEK, encoded by the coding sequence ATGTATTTTGTGGACCGAAACCAAATTAATGACGCACTTGTGCATATGGAGAAGCTACTTGGGGTATATGAACAAGAAAAGGACTGGGCAGCTAATGAGGTGAGTGTATTAGCGCTTGAACGGATTGCGCATGTCGTGATTGAATCAATTATTGATGTAGGCAATGCGATGATTGACGGTTTCATCATGCGTGATCCAGGAAGTTATGAAGATATTATTGATATTATGGAAGATGAGCGTGTCATTACAACGGAAATGGCTGGGCCATTGAAACGTGTGATTGAGCTCAGAAAAATGATTGTCCGTGAGTTTACAAAAGTTGATGTTCAAGAAATCAACGACGTGCTGGCGGCAACGCAGAAGGAACTGTTGGCATTTTCTGATAAAGTGCGTCACTACCTTGAGAATGAGCTAGGACCGGTATCGGCATTTTTACCGGAAGAAAAATAA
- a CDS encoding TIGR01457 family HAD-type hydrolase: MFNKYRAICLDLDGTVYRGTEPITEAVTFIANAQANGVDPYFITNNSSMTRLQVQEKLASFGVKADEQRIMTSAIAAAKYCASHHSGASVMMIGETGLHEALVAEGMRLTDANPDVVVVGIDRDITYAKLAEANLALRAGAMFIATNGDKALPMERGLVPGNGSFVKLLEMASGCKPVYVGKPESHMLGFIQQANGYSKEEMLMVGDNYDTDIQAGIRFGIDTIHVAGGVTSRDELLLKEQQPTYHLQTLLDWGQ; this comes from the coding sequence ATGTTCAATAAGTATAGAGCGATTTGTCTGGACTTGGATGGAACGGTTTACAGAGGAACGGAGCCGATTACGGAAGCGGTAACTTTTATCGCGAATGCGCAAGCAAACGGGGTAGATCCGTATTTTATAACGAATAATTCATCTATGACACGTTTGCAAGTTCAAGAAAAATTAGCATCCTTCGGCGTGAAAGCGGATGAGCAGCGCATTATGACATCTGCGATAGCTGCGGCAAAATATTGTGCATCACACCATAGCGGCGCCTCGGTCATGATGATTGGAGAAACGGGCTTGCATGAAGCCTTGGTGGCGGAAGGCATGAGGCTCACCGATGCCAATCCCGATGTCGTTGTTGTAGGCATTGATCGTGATATTACGTATGCAAAATTAGCAGAGGCAAATCTTGCGCTACGTGCAGGTGCAATGTTTATTGCGACAAATGGTGACAAGGCACTGCCGATGGAGAGAGGGCTTGTTCCAGGGAATGGTTCCTTCGTGAAATTGCTAGAAATGGCATCTGGATGTAAGCCGGTATATGTTGGCAAGCCCGAATCGCATATGCTTGGTTTTATCCAACAGGCAAATGGTTATAGTAAAGAAGAGATGTTGATGGTTGGGGATAATTATGATACCGATATTCAAGCGGGTATTCGTTTCGGCATCGATACGATTCATGTGGCGGGTGGCGTGACGTCCCGGGACGAGCTGTTGTTGAAAGAGCAGCAACCGACCTACCATCTTCAAACGCTGTTGGACTGGGGTCAATAA
- a CDS encoding YuzB family protein: MNPIVEFCISNIANGSQETFEKLERDPNLDVLEYGCLSYCTKCTETLYAIVNGEVVEADTPDELTERIYQFIEDNPLF, translated from the coding sequence GTGAATCCGATTGTCGAGTTTTGCATAAGTAATATTGCAAACGGTTCACAAGAAACATTTGAGAAATTGGAAAGAGATCCGAATCTAGATGTTCTCGAGTACGGCTGTCTAAGCTATTGTACGAAATGTACAGAAACGTTGTACGCGATTGTCAATGGGGAAGTTGTCGAAGCCGACACACCCGACGAACTGACGGAACGTATCTATCAATTCATCGAAGATAATCCGCTCTTTTGA
- a CDS encoding NAD(P)/FAD-dependent oxidoreductase, translated as MRKLVLLGAGYGNMRILLRLLTKELPENIEITLVDRTPFHSMKTEFYGLAAGTMSDSEIRVPLPTHSQLKFVEGEIIEIKPDEKCVYLGNGLQVEYDELVIGLGCEDNYHDVPGAAEHTYSIQTIGKSRTTYEKLLGLGGGATVGIVGAGLSGIELASELRESRPDLNIKLFDRSPRILRDFPERLSNYVQGWFDKHDIDVVSESNITKVESNVLYNHEETIAVDAVVWTAGIRPVQSVKNMDVEKGTGGRVVLNAHHQIPGFTDVYVVGDCAALPYAPSAQVAEEQAEQIVKVLRLVWSGEPLPEKMPEIKLKGFLGSLGKKQGFAYLADRTVTGRIARLLKSGVLWMYKWHNG; from the coding sequence ATGAGAAAACTTGTACTATTAGGAGCCGGCTATGGGAATATGCGCATTTTGTTGCGTTTATTGACCAAAGAACTTCCGGAGAATATCGAAATCACCCTCGTGGATAGAACACCTTTCCATAGTATGAAAACAGAGTTTTACGGACTAGCGGCGGGGACAATGTCAGATTCAGAAATACGTGTACCGCTCCCAACGCACTCTCAATTGAAATTTGTTGAAGGCGAAATTATTGAGATCAAGCCTGATGAGAAATGTGTGTATCTTGGGAATGGTCTGCAAGTTGAATACGATGAACTAGTTATTGGCCTTGGCTGTGAGGATAATTATCACGACGTACCAGGTGCGGCTGAACATACGTATAGCATTCAAACTATTGGAAAATCACGTACAACTTATGAAAAGCTTCTCGGTCTTGGCGGCGGTGCAACCGTTGGCATCGTAGGTGCTGGGTTGAGTGGAATCGAGCTTGCCAGTGAGTTGCGGGAAAGCCGACCTGATTTGAACATTAAACTGTTCGACCGTAGTCCACGGATTTTGAGGGACTTCCCTGAGCGACTGAGTAATTATGTTCAAGGTTGGTTTGATAAACATGATATCGATGTTGTGTCAGAGTCGAATATTACAAAAGTCGAATCCAATGTACTTTATAACCATGAAGAAACGATTGCAGTCGATGCGGTTGTTTGGACAGCTGGTATTCGCCCCGTTCAATCTGTCAAAAATATGGACGTGGAAAAGGGGACTGGGGGACGTGTTGTACTGAACGCGCATCACCAAATCCCGGGCTTTACGGATGTCTATGTTGTCGGTGACTGTGCAGCATTGCCTTACGCACCAAGCGCCCAAGTAGCAGAGGAACAAGCCGAACAAATTGTCAAAGTCTTGCGCCTCGTATGGAGCGGTGAGCCATTACCGGAGAAAATGCCGGAAATTAAGTTAAAAGGCTTCCTTGGATCACTTGGAAAGAAACAAGGCTTCGCTTACCTTGCAGATCGCACGGTTACAGGCCGTATCGCAAGATTGTTAAAATCAGGCGTGCTTTGGATGTACAAATGGCATAATGGTTAA
- a CDS encoding YuzD family protein, producing MNANKVKIEIYGANVICASCVNAPSSKDTYEWLQAAIDRKYPNQPYDIEYIDIDSPIEDDKQKDIVQQILDDEFFYPLVMIEDEMIGEGYIQLKPVFTALEKRGYVAQS from the coding sequence ATGAATGCAAACAAAGTAAAGATTGAAATTTACGGTGCAAATGTGATTTGTGCAAGCTGTGTAAACGCCCCTTCATCCAAAGATACGTACGAATGGCTACAAGCTGCTATCGATCGTAAGTATCCAAATCAGCCATATGACATCGAATACATTGACATCGATTCTCCGATTGAAGATGACAAACAAAAAGACATCGTTCAACAAATACTTGATGACGAATTTTTCTACCCACTTGTTATGATTGAGGATGAAATGATTGGCGAAGGCTATATCCAGTTGAAACCTGTTTTTACAGCACTTGAAAAGCGCGGCTACGTTGCACAATCCTAA
- a CDS encoding NifU family protein yields the protein MAETAMTESVQEVLDKLRPFLLRDGGDCELVDIEDGIVKLRLLGACGTCPSSTITLKAGIERALLEEVPGVVEVEQVF from the coding sequence ATGGCAGAAACAGCAATGACAGAATCCGTACAAGAAGTTCTAGATAAATTACGCCCATTCTTACTACGAGATGGTGGCGACTGCGAGCTAGTGGATATCGAAGATGGTATCGTAAAGCTTCGCCTACTCGGTGCTTGTGGTACATGCCCAAGCTCGACAATTACGCTAAAAGCAGGTATTGAACGTGCTTTACTTGAAGAAGTTCCGGGCGTTGTTGAAGTAGAACAAGTATTTTAA
- a CDS encoding DUF2225 domain-containing protein produces MEISPFYDKKFDCINCKEKFTSTKIRSRFIRIAEHESDFRTLYKQPEVNPIYYTVTVCPHCGFSFTDEFSPYFAPSTKDIIHEQITAKWTGRSFGNIRTPDEAIETYKLAFLSASLKKENALTKAGLALRIAWLYREIANVEHEQRFLTIARDLYTEAYSEGDYKGTQMSETRVLYLLAELSWRISDREEAVRSFSRVIEGQRLSNEPHIVQMAKERWQEIRELT; encoded by the coding sequence ATGGAGATTAGCCCGTTCTATGATAAAAAATTTGACTGTATCAACTGTAAGGAAAAATTTACTTCTACAAAAATCCGCTCCCGTTTTATCCGGATTGCGGAACATGAAAGTGACTTTCGGACACTCTATAAGCAACCGGAAGTCAATCCCATCTATTATACGGTTACGGTTTGCCCTCATTGCGGTTTCTCTTTCACCGACGAGTTCTCCCCTTACTTTGCGCCTAGCACAAAGGACATTATACATGAACAAATTACAGCCAAATGGACGGGACGATCCTTCGGCAACATTCGAACACCCGACGAGGCGATTGAAACTTACAAACTAGCTTTTCTAAGTGCTAGTTTGAAAAAAGAAAACGCACTTACAAAAGCTGGGCTAGCCCTGCGTATCGCTTGGCTATATCGAGAAATTGCTAATGTCGAGCATGAACAGCGCTTTCTCACTATCGCCAGAGATTTGTATACAGAAGCCTACTCTGAAGGCGACTATAAAGGTACACAAATGTCCGAGACACGTGTCTTATATTTGTTAGCAGAACTATCATGGCGAATTAGCGATCGAGAAGAAGCCGTTCGTAGCTTTTCACGTGTTATCGAAGGACAACGCCTATCAAACGAACCACATATCGTCCAAATGGCCAAAGAACGTTGGCAGGAAATACGGGAACTAACCTAA